One genomic region from Anguilla rostrata isolate EN2019 chromosome 2, ASM1855537v3, whole genome shotgun sequence encodes:
- the LOC135248528 gene encoding histone H3.3A: MARTKQTARKSTGGKAPRKQLATKAARKSAPSTGGVKKPHRYRPGTVALREIRRYQKSTELLIRKLPFQRLVREIAQDFKTDLRFQSAAIGALQEASEAYLVGLFEDTNLCAIHAKRVTIMPKDIQLARRIRGERA; the protein is encoded by the exons ATGGCACGTACTAAGCAGACCGCTCGTAAGTCTACTGGAGGAAAGGCGCCGAGAAAGCAGCTGGCCACCAAGGCTGCTAGGAAGAGCGCACCCTCTACCGGTGGCGTGAAGAAGCCGCATCGTTATCG GCCTGGTACTGTGGCCTTGAGAGAGATCAGACGTTATCAGAAGTCAACCGAGCTTCTGATTCGCAAGCTTCCATTCCAGAGGTTGGTGAGGGAAATTGCCCAGGACTTCAAGACTGACCTGCGTTTCCAGAGTGCGGCCATTGGTGCTCTTCAG gAGGCCAGTGAGGCGTACCTGGTGGGGCTGTTTGAGGACACTAACCTGTGTGCGATCCATGCCAAAAGGGTGACCATAATGCCCAAAGATATCCAGCTGGCTCGCAGaataagaggagagagagcctAG
- the unk gene encoding RING finger protein unkempt homolog — MSKAQIQANSSSGATATAGPSSSSSSSSAGGSTSPANVLHVQPEKPQHYTYLKEFRTEQCPLFVQHKCTQHRPFACFHWHFLNQRRRRPVRRRDGTFNYSPDVYCTKYDEGTGTCPDGDECPFLHRTAGDTERRYHLRYYKTGSCIHETDGKGHCSKNGPHCAFAHGSHDLRCPVYDIREVQVMEAQAGPGAAEGGGGEGQSGLAASTALIEKILSEEPRWQDNSYVLSHYKTELCKKPPRLCRQGYACPYYHNSKDRRRSPHKHKYRALPCPAVKHSDEWGDPSKCESGEGCQYCHTRTEQQFHPEIYQSTKCNDMQQSGSCPRGPFCAFAHLDQSSISDDLQQPFPNPSSPLPSGSMADESGQRSPSSPHGRFGGASFTPSSGVCIAEQGLLGRVLCEESSSLDASLSPWAGEGGYGRAPGFEREDQAKLKTLSMEQRSRDMAQMHSKQDLLVFLPVGSPLSMSSSVPSSLAATPPSPAPPGPSPGMNANALPFYPTSDTVESVVESALDDLDLNDFGVSALEKSLDSSTGVSSVGVMLGGSQLQSSAPVNIPGSFSSSGPFRSPSPSPPIRALPSPFLSAHLPQSSQSEGSFLGPSHSSLGLNGMSSSIWEHFPPGQGSPGTPPALLSSGLCVETARLKQEVEEAHRVLKHWDHSWRQMAQSWAVLKADAEESRVLAGRLAVEAERARQAEEDAQRQATLLEEALESLRSGENPHLSLHHLQLLHRLPLEAICSLQAQLCTCLHTVEQAVFRKQRLCCLVCGEQGSVSLPCQHGLLCEGCAGSSECPLCTEHQQTLGLPS; from the exons ATGTCGAAAGCTCAAATACAGGCAAATTCCTCCTCGGGGGCTACAGCCACCGCTggaccttcttcttcttcctcttcctcgtcgGCAGGCGGCTCGACGTCTCCCGCTAACGTACTGCACGTACAGCCCGAAAAACCGCAGCACTACAC gtACCTGAAGGAGTTCCGCACCGAGCAGTGTCCTCTTTTTGTACAGCACAAGTGCACACAGCACCGCCCCTTTGCCTGTTTCCACTGGCATTTCCTGAACCAGCGCCGTCGGCGACCTGTCAGGCGTCGCGACGGCACCTTCAACTACAGCCCAGACGTGTACTGCACCAAATACGACGAGGGAACAGGCACCTGCCCGGACGGAGACGA ATGCCCTTTCTTGCACCGGACCGCAGGGGACACTGAACGGCGGTATCACCTCCGCTACTACAAAACGGGCTCCTGCATCCACGAGACCGACGGCAAGGGGCACTGCAGCAAGAACGGGCCGCACTGCGCCTTCGCCCACGGGTCCCACGACCTGCGCTGCCCTGTCTATGACATCAG GGAGGTGCAGGTGATGGAGGCCCAGGCTGGCCCGGGGGCTgcggaggggggcggtggggaggggcagTCCGGACTCGCGGCCAGCACCGCGCTCATCGAGAAGATCCTGAGCGAGGAGCCGCGCTGGCAag ATAACAGCTACGTGCTGTCCCACTATAAGACCGAGCTGTGCAAAAAGCCGCCACGTCTCTGTCGTCAAGGTTACGCCTGTCCCTATTACCACAATAGCAAGGACCGCCGGCGCAGCCCTCACAAGCACAAGTACAG AGCACTGCCCTGTCCTGCGGTGAAGCACAGCGACGAGTGGGGTGACCCCAGCAAGTGTGAGAGCGGGGAGGGCTGCCAGTACTGCCACACCCGCACTGAGCAGCAGTTCCACCCAGAG aTCTACCAGTCCACAAAGTGCAATGACATGCAGCAGAGTGGCAGCTGTCCCAGGGGCCCCTTCTGCGCCTTTGCTCATCTGGACC AGTCTAGCATTAGCGACGACCTCCAGCAGCCGTTCCCAAACCCCAGCTCGCCCCTCCCCTCGGGGTCCATGGCAGATGAGTCAGGGCAGAGaagtcccagcagcccccacgGCCGCTTTGGGGGCGCGTCCTTCACCCCTTCCAGCGGTGTGTGCATAGCAGAGCAAGGACTGCTGGGAAGGGTACTGTGTGAGGAGTCCTCCAGTTTAGATGCCTCCCTGTCACCCTGGGCAGGAGAAGGGGGCTATGGGCGTGCTCCAGGGTTCGAGAGAGAAGACCAG GCAAAACTGAAGACGCTGTCTATGGAACAACGCAGCCGGGACATGGCTCAGATGCACAGCAAGCAG gatCTGCTGGTCTTCCTCCCAGTGGGCAGTCCCCTCAGCATGTCCTCCAGCGTGCCCTCCAGCCTGGCTGCCACGCctcctagccccgcccctcctggcCCCTCCCCAGGCATGAACGCCAATGCGCTGCCCTTCTACCCTACCAGCGACACTGTGGAGTCTGTCGTGG AGTCTGCCCTGGATGACTTGGATCTGAATGACTTTGGTGTGTCTGCTCTGGAGAAGAGCCTTGACAGCAGCACTGGAGTGTCCAGTGTTGGGGTCATGTTGG GGGGGAGCCAGCTACAAAGCTCAGCGCCGGTCAACATTCCCGGCTCGTTCAGCAGTTCCGGGCCATTCCGCTCGCCCTCACCATccccaccaatcagagctcttccttcccccttcctctctgctcacctgccacagtccagccaatcagagggcagCTTTCTGGGGCCGTCACACAGCTCACTGG GCCTGAACGGGATGAGCAGCAGCATCTGGGAGCACTTCCCCCCGGGGCAGGGCTCTCCCGGCACgccccccgccctgctctccTCGGGACTGTGCGTGGAGACGGCCCGGCTCaagcaggaggtggaggaggcccaCAGGGTGCTGAAGCACTGGGACCACAGCTGGAGGCAGATGGCCCAg TCGTGGGCGGTGCTGAAGGCCGATGCCGAGGAGTCGCGGGTGCTGGCGGGCCGGTTGGCCGTGGAGGCGGAGCGGGCGCGGCAGGCGGAGGAGGACGCGCAGCGGCAGGCCACCCTGCTGGAGGAGGCGCTGGAGAGTCTACGGTCGGGGGAgaacccccacctctccctccaccacctgcagctgctgcaccgCCTGCCACTGGAGGCCATCTGCAGTCTGCAGGCCCAGCTCTGCACCTGCCTGCACACGGTGGAGCAG gCAGTATTCAGGAAGCAGAGACTGTGCTGTCTGGTGTGTGGTGAGCAGGGCTCGGTGTCCCTACCGTGTCAACATGGGCTCCTATGTGAGGGCTGTGCCGGTTCCTCAGAGTGTCCCCTGTGCACAGAGCACCAACAGACCCTGGGCCTGCCCTCCTGA